In Topomyia yanbarensis strain Yona2022 chromosome 2, ASM3024719v1, whole genome shotgun sequence, one DNA window encodes the following:
- the LOC131679074 gene encoding uncharacterized protein LOC131679074 has protein sequence MYDIISCAKDTQLHTFPAMEPLCTSAHVNSNGSDCHFFPDKKLFLRTNKNWGVEMMRIKDVEGKPTIANVKKITMDSLYCVACPKTDREEIAIGFTSGLIRLMNYKKSTNTKRLEPDRLANGVTFMDFSITDDVLAAVYENGTVNLYGMKTSSRVATMTFDKNTTKARFHPTRRFILSVASYNGSVMVYDTQAKKIAFNQPDAHNAPCRDIAMIASCPDNLFSVGYDNVINIFDTRKKSITWQINSNYPFESLAVSECGGYFCVGNLKGCVYGYDLRNLSAPLTTNAIHDSIVNSIAFVPKRVESEKSQLSFEQSQIPKQSEVIGESVPIPATPMAVDSPLTTPGIRSDQDSFMGDIDLFLQRRDSMDYVSRLSTSSRSSIEPRGSLNMGGNNLMGYLDDSNLDLDQIESAPTSNANQDEGFVNVNRLIKRTSVKKQCSIDRGRRSTINLENIREESDVDNSRALAEISPELNIEAQRVSNVASKRDSHRRSVNPENKENKKENTSTPITDNVDLSTEYWETPKTALSAKTDTMPANIQAAFQELKQELSYLRDEFREEMKEHFFQNKVDRKYTAQATRSHAWMGTFNLWQETHKKLERIDEVTQTGFGLLLTNDEFTQRFMALQRENEALKRRIAELEQAGARH, from the exons ATGTACGATATTATATCCTGCGCGAAGGACACTCAGCTGCACACGTTCCCGGCTATGGAGCCGTTGTGTACCAGCGCTCATGTGAACAGCAATGGAAGCGACTGCCATTTCTTTCCGGACAAGAAGCTGTTTCTCCGGACCAATAAAAACTGGGGCGTCGAGATGATGAGGATAAAGGATGTAGAAGGAAAAC CTACTATTGCGAAcgtgaaaaaaattacaatggaTAGTCTGTATTGCGTAGCCTGCCCAAAGACGGATCGGGAAGAAATTGCGATAGGTTTTACATCGGGGCTTATTAGGCTGATGAACTACAAAAAGTCGACCAATACAAAACGGCTGGAACCGGATCGGCTTGCCAACGGGGTAACTTTTATGGACTTTAGCATCACTGATGACGTTCTGGCAGCCGTCTACGAGAATGGGACGGTTAATCTGTATGGAATGAAAACCAGCAGCCGTGTGGCGACGATGACTTTTGATAAAAA CACCACAAAAGCTCGTTTCCATCCAACAAGGCGTTTCATACTCTCGGTTGCATCGTACAATGGTTCGGTTATGGTGTACGATACTCAGGCTAAAAAGATCGCCTTTAATCAACCGGATGCGCATAATGCTCCATGTCGGGATATTGCCATGATCGCTAGCTGTCCGGATAATCTCTTTAGCGTCGGGTATGATAATGTGATTAACATTTTTGATACACGAAAGAAGAGTATTACTTGGCAAATTAATTCCAACTATCCATTCGAATCTCTTGCGGTGTCCGAGTGTGGAGGATACTTTTGTGTCGGAAATTTAAAAGGCTGCGTTTACGGGTACGATTTGAGGAATTTATCCGCACCTCTCACTACGAATGCAATACATGACAGTATAGTGAATAGTATTGCTTTCGTTCCGAAGCGAGTAGAAAGTGAGAAAAGCCAGCTTAGTTTTGAGCAGTCGCAAATTCCCAAGCAATCTGAAGTAATAGGAGAGAGTGTTCCCATACCAGCAACTCCAATGGCGGTCGATTCTCCACTAACCACCCCTGGTATAAGATCAGATCAGGACAGTTTCATGGGTGACATTGATTTGTTCCTGCAGCGGCGAGATTCAATGGATTATGTATCACGGCTGAGCACTTCTTCTCGGTCAAGCATCGAGCCCCGGGGCAGTCTCAACATGGGTGGCAATAATCTAATGGGATACTTGGATGACAGTAATTTAGATCTGGATCAAATTGAATCTGCCCCCACGAGTAACGCAAATCAGGACGAAGGATTTGTTAACGTTAATCGTTTGATTAAGAGAACTTCAGTGAAGAAGCAATGTTCCATAGATCGCGGCCGGCGTTCTACTATAAATTTGGAGAACATCCGGGAAGAATCGGATGTTGATAACAGTCGTGCCTTAGCGGAGATTTCGCCAGAGCTTAATATAGAAGCTCAAAGAGTATCAAACGTTGCTTCCAAACGAGATTCACACCGTCGCTCAGTAAATCCGGAgaacaaagaaaacaaaaaggaaaatacTTCTACACCGATCACAGATAATGTCGACCTTTCCACAGAGTATTGGGAAACACCAAAAACGGCTCTTTCGGCAAAAACCGACACGATGCCTGCTAACATTCAGGCCGCATTCCAGGAGCTGAAACAGGAGCTTTCCTACTTGCGTGACGAGTTTCGGGAGGAAATGAAAGAACACTTTTTTCAGAACAAAGTTGATCGTAAGTACACCGCCCAAGCCACGCGTAGTCATGCATGGATGGGCACTTTCAATCTTTGGCAGGAGACGCACAAGAAACTGGAACGGATCGACGAGGTCACACAAACAGGCTTTGGCTTACTGCTAACGAATGATGAGTTTACACAGCGTTTCATGGCGTTGCAGCGGGAAAATGAAGCGCTCAAGCGACGAATAGCGGAGCTGGAGCAAGCAGGAGCTAGGCACTAG